TTCTACGGCCTCAGAGTTTCTTTTGGTAGCTAGTTCTTCAGCGCTTTCTTTAACTAGTTGCTCAGCTATTGAGCGATGAAATTGGGGAAGATTTTCAATTACCTTATCAAAATGTTCTTTTGCTTTATCGGACCACTTAATATCCATATAATCCTCCTACAGTTTATCAATTGCCTCAAAGGCTAAATCAGTCATCTTCATTTCAGCCCCGAAAAAACGATAATCACTAAATCCCATCTGGCCGGTTATGAGATTGTCCGACACTACACAAATTGCCGCAGCCCGTTTATTATTAAGGTTAGCAACCGTTACAAAGGGTGAAGTTACCATGTCTACGGCAATCGCTCCTTTCTCAATATAGGGGTTAACAATTTCTTTGGTCTCACGAAAGATAGCGTCGGTAGTCCAAATCCCTCCTCGGTGAACAGATCCGGCCCCGGAAAAAGAATTCTCTAAAATGTCGGTTACCTCATTGTCTACCTTAGGTTTATAATCGTCATCAACATAATAACGAGTTGTTCCATCTCCACGCAAAACATCGGTCACTAAAACATAATCCCCGATATTAATGTCCTGACGTAGAGCCCCACAAGAACCCAATCTAATAAATGTCTTAACCCCTCCGGCACAAAGTATCTCAGTAGCTAGGGCTGAGTCAGGAGCGTAAAATCCTCCATTACCGACAGTAATTTTTCTCCCCTTATAAAGCCCGGTCCAAAAGGTATAAGCTAAAAAAGTAAAGTTCTTGACTGGATTTTCTAATTTCTTTAGACACATTTGAGCCCGATGTTGTTGACCGCTTACTAAAACAATATCACCAAAATCACCCGGCTTAAACTGCAAAGAAGCTAAAAGCCCCTTAGGATCCATATGAACATCTCTCTGCATCATAGCTATACTCCTCGATTAATTAGTTTTGTTTTATCTATCTTTCCGGTTCTATTTTTAGGTAACTCTTTTACAAATTCAAAATAATGCGGCATTTTAAAATGAGCTAAGCTCTGTTTTAAAAAATCTTTTAACTCTGAATCATCTAAATTTTCCCCGTCTTTAGCAACAATGAAAGCTTTTGGAACTTCTCCACGTAGTTTATCACCCACACCAATAACAGCCGCCTCTTTTACTTTGGGACATTGGCTTATTTTTTCTTCGACTTCAGCCGGAAAAACAATCTCACCAGCTACCTTAATCATATCTTTTTTTCGCCCAACAATATAATAAAGGCCTTGGCTGTCAAACGATGCAATATCTCCAGTTCTAAACCAGCCATCTTCGGTTAGGGCTTCTTTAGTTAAATCTGGCTCTCTAAAATACCCCTTAGTCACAGCTTTACCTTTAACCATTAGTTCCCCTTTCTTATCAAGCCCGAGAGACTTACCTTCAGGATCAACAATCTTTACTTCTAAGTCAGAGGTAAAATTACCAATGCTTCTTATCTTATCATCGCCGGGCGGTGAAATAGTATTGGGAGCGGCGGTTTCGGTCATCCCCCAACCATTGGCTAATTGAGCATTAGGATAAGCCCTATGAAAACGCT
Above is a genomic segment from Candidatus Omnitrophota bacterium containing:
- a CDS encoding DUF2621 family protein, coding for MDIKWSDKAKEHFDKVIENLPQFHRSIAEQLVKESAEELATKRNSEAVEDQDVVIAFFKEVPPAFKDMMKRLFSQQGIEYSKYIKE